The Sphingobium sp. JS3065 genome includes a region encoding these proteins:
- a CDS encoding DUF2163 domain-containing protein yields MSGLEALDRPLATLAFCWRIERRDGVTMGLTSHDRDLAVGHLLYRAAPGMTPSAVRSGIGVEGSDADVEGALVSDAISEADLMAGRWDGAALELRLTEWEAPGDLWLLLAHGELGAVARRAGAFTAELVGAMAALKAPVAPSTSPDCRAALGDRQCRVDLAGRRRVVAVEAVEDVVAAVSGLAAGAYAFGTLRWLTGANGGIVQGVVDNDAEGVSLADPPPFAVEAGALALLTEGCDRQLATCAGRFGNVVNFRGEPYLPGTDLLTRYPGAA; encoded by the coding sequence ATGAGCGGGCTGGAGGCTTTGGACAGGCCGCTGGCGACATTGGCCTTTTGCTGGCGGATCGAGCGGCGGGATGGGGTGACGATGGGGCTGACCAGCCATGATCGGGACTTGGCCGTTGGGCATCTGCTGTATCGGGCGGCGCCGGGGATGACGCCCTCCGCCGTGCGGAGCGGGATCGGGGTCGAGGGGAGCGACGCCGATGTGGAGGGCGCTCTGGTGTCCGATGCGATCAGTGAGGCGGATTTGATGGCGGGGCGCTGGGATGGGGCTGCGCTGGAATTGCGGCTGACGGAGTGGGAGGCTCCGGGGGATTTGTGGTTGTTGCTGGCTCACGGGGAGTTGGGGGCGGTGGCGCGCAGGGCGGGGGCCTTCACGGCGGAGCTGGTGGGAGCGATGGCGGCTTTGAAAGCGCCGGTCGCGCCTTCGACTTCGCCGGATTGCCGGGCGGCGTTGGGGGACCGGCAGTGCCGGGTCGATCTGGCCGGGCGGCGGCGGGTGGTTGCTGTCGAGGCCGTGGAGGATGTCGTCGCGGCTGTTTCCGGGTTGGCGGCGGGGGCCTATGCGTTCGGCACTTTGCGCTGGTTGACCGGGGCCAATGGCGGGATCGTGCAGGGGGTGGTGGATAATGACGCGGAGGGCGTGAGCCTGGCCGATCCGCCGCCTTTTGCGGTGGAGGCGGGGGCCTTGGCCTTGCTGACCGAGGGGTGTGACCGGCAGTTGGCGACCTGCGCCGGGCGGTTCGGCAATGTCGTGAATTTTCGGGGGGAGCCTTATCTGCCGGGGACGGATTTGTTGACGCGCTATCCGGGGGCGGCTTGA